In Deltaproteobacteria bacterium, the genomic stretch GGGTGACCGGCCATGGCGATCCGCGACGCGCAATACGCCCGACTGCGCTATTTCCCGCCGCAAATCGACCACCGCTACGGCGACGCGGTCCACATCCTGGCCGATCCGCTGGCGCTCAACCTGCTCGCTCAGTTGTGCGCCAAGGGGACCGTGCAACCGCGGGTCAACCAGCTCGTCAAGAGGCTGTACACGACGCTGTTGCACCACGTCGTCGCGGCCGAGTTCCCCGTGGCCGACCTCGAAGTGCCCACGCGCATGATCGACGTCGTGCCCGAGGGGGTCTGGCGCGGCCCTGCGATCGACGCGGCCACGCGCGCGGTCGTCGTCGCGGTCGCCCGCGCCGGCATCATGCCGTCTCAGGTCGCGTACGACTACCTCAACGAGACGGTCGCTCCCGAAGGCGTGCGCCAGGATCACTTGTCGCTCGCCCGCGAGACCGACGCGGCGGGGAAAGTCACCGGCGCCGCGCTCGGCGCCGCCAAGATCGGCGGCGACGTCGACGGCGCGTTCTTGCTCATCCCCGATCCGATGGGCGCCACCGGCTCGACGATCACGCGCGTGCTCGCCCACTACCGCGAGCACGTCGCCGGCACTCCGCGGCGGGTGCTCGCGCTGCACCTGATCGTCACACCCGAGTACCTGCGCCACGTCACCGCCAACCACCCCGACGTGAGCGTGTGGGCGTTCCGGCTCGATCGAGGTCTATCGCCGGCCGACGTACTCGCCACCGTCCCTGGCGAGCGGTGGGACAACGAGCGCGGCCTTACCGACCAGCACTACATCGTGCCCGGCGGCGGTGGGCTCGGTGAAGTCATGAACAACTCCTACTGCTGATACGGAATACACGCCCACCGCCTCGCAAACCGACGACCATGTTCAACCGCCCCGACGAGCCGTTTCACACCCTCATCTCGGAAGCCGATCTTCAACGTCGGGTGGCCGAACTCGGCGAACAGATCACCACCGACTACCGCGACGTCGGCCACGACTTGGTCCTGCTCGGCGTCCTCAAGGGGTCGTTCATCTTTCTCGCCGATCTGTGCCGCCACGTTCACCTGCCACACACCGTCGACTTCATCGGCCTCAAGAGCTACGGTGACGAGACGGAGTCGTCCGGCGTCGTCCAGATCACCCAAGATCTCACGCGTCCGATCGAGGGCAAGCACGTCCTCGTCGTCGAGGACATCGTCGACACCGGTCTGACCATCGAGTACTTGATGGACAACCTGCGCACGCGACACCCCGCGACCATCAAGCTGTGTTCACTCTTGCACAAGCCGGATCGGGCAGTCCACGACGTGCGCATCGACTACCTCGGCTTCACCATTCCGAACAAGTTCGTGGTCGGCTACGGGCTCGATGTGGCCCAGCGCTATCGCAACCTGTCGTTCATCGGCTATCAGGACACGTGAGGCCATGGCAGGCCGCCCGGAGCAACTCCCCCGCATCCTGTTCGAAATCGGCAAGACCATCGGCGGCAGCCGCGACTTGCCCGCGATGATGTCGCGCATCTCCGAGCTAGCGACCGAGTTGGTGGGTGCCGACGCGACGTCGATCATGCTGCTGGACTCGCAAGGCGAGCGGTTGATGGCGAAGGCAGCCCACGGGTTGCGCGTCGGCCGGCTCGACGGCGTGTCGTTCGCGGTCGGCGAGGGAGTCGCCGGATGGGTCGTGCAACGCGGCGAACCCGCGCGGATCGACGACGTGTCGCAGGACGACCGGTTCGTCCCCCGCGACGCCCCGTCGACTCCGATCGCATCGATGATCTGCGTTCCCTTGCTGGCGGGAGGGCGCCCGATCGGCGTCATGACCGCGACCTCCCAGCGGACTGGCGCCTTCGACCAGGCCGACCTCGAGATGCTCGCATTCGTCGCCCAGACGATCGCGCTGGACGTCGAAAACGCACGGCTGCGAAAGCTGACCGTCACCGACCCGCTCACCGGCTGTTACAACCGCGAATATCTCCACATGCAATTGCCGGCTCGCCTGCGGGAAGCCGAGGACCACGGCACCCCTCTATCGGTCGCGATGATCGACGTCGATCACTTCAAAGACGTCAACGACGCATACGGTCACGCGGTGGGCGATCGCGTGCTCACGGTCGTCGCGGATCGCCTGCGCGCGGCGATCCGCGGGAGGGACGTGCTGGTCCGCTACGGTGGCGAGGAGTTCGTCGCGCTGCTCCCCGACACGGATCTGGCGGCGGCGCGCGACATCGGCGAACGCATGCGCGCCAAACTCGAGGAAAACCCGGTGCACGCGGAAGGGCAGTCGATCGACGTGCGCGTGTCGGTCGGCGTGGCGCGAGCGCGACCGGGTGAATCGGCGCAGGACGTCGTAGGCCGCGCGGATGCGGCGATGTATGCCGCGAAGCGCGCGGGCCGTAACCGCGTCGAGGTCGCGCCGTGACGAACGCGCCGAGCGGTGGCGACTCGCCGGGCGGGGCCGC encodes the following:
- a CDS encoding sensor domain-containing diguanylate cyclase, whose translation is MWPSAIATCRSSAIRTREAMAGRPEQLPRILFEIGKTIGGSRDLPAMMSRISELATELVGADATSIMLLDSQGERLMAKAAHGLRVGRLDGVSFAVGEGVAGWVVQRGEPARIDDVSQDDRFVPRDAPSTPIASMICVPLLAGGRPIGVMTATSQRTGAFDQADLEMLAFVAQTIALDVENARLRKLTVTDPLTGCYNREYLHMQLPARLREAEDHGTPLSVAMIDVDHFKDVNDAYGHAVGDRVLTVVADRLRAAIRGRDVLVRYGGEEFVALLPDTDLAAARDIGERMRAKLEENPVHAEGQSIDVRVSVGVARARPGESAQDVVGRADAAMYAAKRAGRNRVEVAP
- the hpt gene encoding hypoxanthine phosphoribosyltransferase, whose protein sequence is MFNRPDEPFHTLISEADLQRRVAELGEQITTDYRDVGHDLVLLGVLKGSFIFLADLCRHVHLPHTVDFIGLKSYGDETESSGVVQITQDLTRPIEGKHVLVVEDIVDTGLTIEYLMDNLRTRHPATIKLCSLLHKPDRAVHDVRIDYLGFTIPNKFVVGYGLDVAQRYRNLSFIGYQDT
- a CDS encoding uracil phosphoribosyltransferase; this translates as MRDAQYARLRYFPPQIDHRYGDAVHILADPLALNLLAQLCAKGTVQPRVNQLVKRLYTTLLHHVVAAEFPVADLEVPTRMIDVVPEGVWRGPAIDAATRAVVVAVARAGIMPSQVAYDYLNETVAPEGVRQDHLSLARETDAAGKVTGAALGAAKIGGDVDGAFLLIPDPMGATGSTITRVLAHYREHVAGTPRRVLALHLIVTPEYLRHVTANHPDVSVWAFRLDRGLSPADVLATVPGERWDNERGLTDQHYIVPGGGGLGEVMNNSYC